In Nocardioides sp. InS609-2, a single genomic region encodes these proteins:
- a CDS encoding NAD(P)H-dependent oxidoreductase, translated as MSLKSRTRVLVIVASTRPGRLAPAIGQWFVEATRVHGVEEGVEYDVADLAAIGLPFLDEPEHPSSGRYAHAHTRAWSQQVAAADAVVIVTPEYNYGMPAVLKNALDFLYHEWAWKPVAFVSYGNTSAGTRSVQMTKQVVTTLKMMPIGATVALRIGERIEDGQVRKDADLDRSARSMVSELVEVAGALRPMRAPAVERPEPVQPEPVLAGARDV; from the coding sequence ATGTCATTGAAATCGCGTACCCGAGTTCTTGTCATCGTTGCCAGCACCCGACCGGGCCGTCTCGCCCCGGCGATCGGTCAGTGGTTCGTGGAGGCGACCCGCGTCCACGGGGTCGAGGAAGGAGTCGAGTACGACGTGGCCGACCTGGCCGCGATCGGGTTGCCGTTCCTCGACGAGCCGGAGCACCCCTCCAGCGGTCGCTACGCCCACGCCCACACGCGCGCTTGGAGCCAACAGGTGGCCGCAGCGGACGCCGTCGTCATCGTCACCCCGGAATACAACTACGGCATGCCAGCGGTGCTGAAAAACGCCTTGGACTTCCTCTACCACGAGTGGGCCTGGAAGCCGGTCGCCTTTGTCAGCTACGGCAACACCTCCGCCGGCACCCGCAGCGTGCAGATGACCAAGCAGGTCGTGACGACGCTGAAGATGATGCCCATCGGCGCGACGGTCGCTCTCCGGATCGGGGAGCGAATCGAGGACGGGCAGGTCCGCAAGGATGCCGACCTCGATCGCTCGGCGCGATCGATGGTGTCCGAGCTGGTCGAGGTGGCGGGCGCGCTCCGCCCGATGCGCGCACCCGCGGTGGAACGGCCCGAGCCCGTGCAGCCCGAACCAGTTCTGGCCGGCGCCCGCGACGTCTGA
- a CDS encoding MFS transporter has translation MSLNVKPISTATGRALLPLVSLGTALVLVTYVTPMATIPATAADLGAGSGARAWILSSMSVGLAAALLAAGVLGDTFGRRRVYVVGLAALGLGSLICAVAQEPMLFVAARVLQGVGGGAILACGLALLAHVFAPGPARVHATSVWGASVGLGVAAGCVLAAALDIGSGWRETYIAVAVLAFALLIPTLRGLLESSAAHARAIDVPGLTLLASAITLVVSALTQGRSGIDSPTVVLTVLAVLAFVGFILVEARVRTPLLDPGLLGNRRFRGATMGSMVLGFGIIGMSSFVPTVAQVGLGSSLWTASLLIVPWAGTSVVTSMLVRHLPHPLEGPFPIAVLLVGVAIGQACGYGLAADSNPWRLAIPMFVSGITTGILNAVLGREAVASVPPDRAAMGSGANNTARYLGAAVGITLFVTVATHAGNGIIDGWNAAVLVSTALTLLGAGAIAGAGLRGRG, from the coding sequence ATGAGTTTGAATGTCAAACCTATCAGCACGGCAACTGGTCGGGCGCTGTTGCCGCTGGTCTCTCTCGGCACCGCGCTGGTGCTCGTCACCTACGTGACCCCGATGGCGACGATCCCTGCGACCGCCGCCGACCTGGGCGCCGGCTCGGGCGCCCGCGCGTGGATCCTCAGCTCGATGAGCGTCGGCCTGGCCGCGGCGCTGCTCGCGGCCGGCGTGCTGGGCGACACCTTCGGCCGCCGTCGCGTGTACGTCGTCGGGCTGGCCGCGCTCGGACTCGGCTCGCTCATCTGCGCCGTCGCCCAGGAGCCGATGCTCTTCGTGGCCGCCCGAGTGCTGCAAGGGGTGGGCGGCGGCGCGATCCTCGCCTGCGGGCTGGCCCTACTGGCGCACGTCTTCGCGCCCGGACCCGCCCGTGTGCACGCCACCTCGGTCTGGGGCGCGAGCGTAGGCCTCGGCGTCGCGGCCGGCTGCGTGCTCGCGGCAGCGCTCGACATCGGCAGCGGCTGGCGCGAGACGTACATCGCGGTGGCCGTGTTGGCGTTCGCCCTGCTCATCCCCACGCTGCGCGGGCTGCTCGAGTCGTCGGCGGCGCACGCCCGGGCCATCGACGTACCGGGCCTGACGCTTCTCGCCTCGGCCATCACGCTCGTCGTCTCGGCCCTCACCCAGGGGCGCAGCGGCATCGACTCCCCCACCGTCGTACTCACGGTCCTGGCCGTGCTCGCCTTCGTCGGGTTCATCCTCGTCGAGGCGCGGGTGCGCACTCCGCTGCTCGACCCCGGCCTGCTCGGCAACCGGCGGTTCCGCGGCGCCACCATGGGCTCGATGGTGCTGGGCTTCGGCATCATCGGGATGTCGTCGTTCGTGCCGACGGTCGCGCAGGTCGGCCTCGGCAGCAGCCTCTGGACGGCCTCCCTGCTCATCGTCCCGTGGGCGGGCACGAGCGTCGTCACCTCGATGCTCGTCCGCCACCTGCCGCACCCGCTCGAAGGTCCGTTCCCGATCGCGGTACTGCTCGTCGGCGTCGCCATCGGCCAGGCGTGCGGCTACGGCCTCGCCGCCGACTCGAACCCGTGGCGACTCGCCATCCCGATGTTCGTCAGCGGCATCACCACCGGGATCCTCAACGCCGTGCTCGGCCGCGAGGCGGTCGCGAGCGTGCCGCCCGACCGGGCCGCGATGGGGAGCGGCGCCAACAACACCGCCCGCTACCTCGGCGCGGCCGTCGGCATCACGCTGTTCGTCACGGTGGCCACGCACGCCGGTAACGGCATCATCGACGGCTGGAACGCCGCCGTACTCGTCTCCACGGCTCTGACCCTGCTCGGTGCAGGCGCGATTGCGGGGGCCGGGCTCAGGGGGCGCGGGTAA
- a CDS encoding PaaI family thioesterase, whose protein sequence is MTAAARDTSPEGWGEERSRTVTWHDPMVGASQGLARSGIDYIHAMIDGELPPPPISGLMQLEIVSATPGHVVFTCLPDESSYNPIGAVHGGLVCTLLDSVAGCALHSTLPQGRGYTSVEIKVNYLKAVRATSGLLTATGTVVRAGSRVGFTEGVVTDESGAIVATATSTLLVFDLP, encoded by the coding sequence ATGACCGCCGCCGCCCGCGACACCTCCCCCGAGGGCTGGGGCGAGGAACGCTCCCGCACCGTCACCTGGCACGACCCGATGGTCGGCGCCAGCCAGGGTCTGGCCCGTTCCGGGATCGACTACATCCACGCGATGATCGACGGCGAGCTGCCACCGCCCCCGATCTCCGGGCTGATGCAGCTGGAGATCGTGTCGGCCACGCCGGGCCACGTGGTCTTCACCTGCCTCCCCGACGAGTCGTCGTACAACCCGATCGGTGCTGTGCACGGCGGCCTGGTGTGCACGCTGCTCGACTCCGTGGCCGGCTGCGCGCTGCACAGCACGCTCCCACAGGGGCGCGGCTACACGTCGGTCGAGATCAAGGTGAACTACCTCAAGGCCGTCCGCGCGACCAGTGGGCTCCTCACCGCCACCGGGACCGTCGTCAGGGCCGGCTCGCGGGTCGGCTTCACCGAGGGCGTGGTCACCGACGAGTCCGGCGCCATCGTGGCCACCGCGACGAGCACGTTGCTGGTCTTCGACCTCCCCTGA
- a CDS encoding type II toxin-antitoxin system VapC family toxin, giving the protein MLLADVNAFIYAHRPESPRADEHREWLAEALQGQEPFGVSELVLSGFMRIVTNYRVYKEPTPPDVALAFCNAVLTAPSALVLRPGSRHWGIFSQLCTTVGARGNLVPDAYLAALAIEHGASWVSTDRGFARFPGLRWRLPLDD; this is encoded by the coding sequence GTGCTGCTGGCTGACGTCAACGCGTTCATCTACGCCCACCGCCCGGAGAGTCCACGCGCCGACGAGCATCGTGAGTGGCTGGCTGAAGCCCTCCAGGGCCAAGAGCCGTTCGGTGTCAGTGAGCTGGTGCTGTCCGGGTTCATGAGAATCGTGACCAATTACCGCGTCTACAAGGAACCCACACCACCCGACGTAGCGCTCGCCTTCTGCAACGCGGTGCTCACGGCCCCCTCCGCGTTGGTGCTTCGCCCGGGCTCGCGGCACTGGGGCATCTTCAGCCAGCTGTGCACGACGGTCGGGGCACGAGGAAACCTGGTGCCCGATGCCTACCTGGCTGCCCTGGCGATCGAGCACGGCGCCTCGTGGGTCAGCACAGACCGCGGCTTCGCACGCTTCCCGGGGCTCCGCTGGCGGCTACCGCTGGACGACTGA
- a CDS encoding aspartate/glutamate racemase family protein — translation MQTIGLIGGMSWHSTASYYRIINEAVAAHHGGHASARIAMQSLDFAEVRACQLDGDWDRAAALLTDAAKACVAGGADVVAICTNLMHKVAPQVEAGAGVPLLHIADAVAGVAAPHGWDRLGILGARWVMEETFYADRLAGHGITALSPDAADRDLVDRVVFDELTQGRIEDSSRAAYIEVIERLAERGAQAVVLACTEIGLLVSAEDSPLPLIDSAEAHATALAEFALAPAYA, via the coding sequence ATGCAGACCATCGGACTCATCGGCGGCATGAGCTGGCACTCGACCGCGAGCTACTACCGGATCATCAACGAGGCGGTGGCGGCCCACCACGGCGGCCACGCCTCGGCGCGGATCGCGATGCAGTCGCTCGACTTCGCCGAGGTCCGGGCCTGCCAGCTCGACGGCGATTGGGACCGCGCAGCCGCGCTGCTCACCGACGCGGCGAAGGCGTGCGTCGCGGGCGGTGCCGACGTCGTCGCGATCTGTACCAACCTCATGCACAAGGTCGCCCCGCAGGTCGAGGCCGGCGCCGGCGTGCCACTGCTCCACATCGCCGACGCGGTGGCCGGGGTCGCCGCCCCGCACGGCTGGGACCGCCTCGGCATCCTCGGCGCCCGCTGGGTGATGGAGGAGACGTTCTACGCCGACCGGCTGGCCGGCCACGGCATCACCGCCCTCTCCCCCGATGCCGCCGACCGCGATCTCGTCGACCGGGTGGTCTTCGACGAGCTGACCCAGGGCCGCATCGAGGACTCCTCGCGCGCGGCGTACATCGAGGTCATCGAGCGCCTCGCCGAGCGCGGCGCCCAGGCGGTCGTGCTGGCCTGCACCGAGATCGGCCTCCTCGTCTCTGCGGAGGACAGCCCGCTGCCGCTCATCGACTCCGCCGAGGCGCACGCGACGGCACTGGCTGAGTTCGCGCTGGCCCCCGCCTACGCCTGA
- a CDS encoding LysR family transcriptional regulator translates to MDPRRVLVFRAVARAGSLSAAARDLGWTQPAVSQHLQRLEREAGLPLLVRSTRGVTLTEAGQLLLGRADAVAGQLHMATEEMASLAQLRGGRVRLIAFPSAAATLVPAALKLLARDHPAVEVGMVEAEPPETWRAVREGEADLGLVFGYDGPPPDDGDLTWIPLRVEPVDLVLPPDHPAARRRAVRLRDLANDTWIGGCPRCRQHLVARCREAGFEPRLAHESDDYVAVQALVAAGLGVTLLPRSALEAFQHADVVVRSSATLGTRHVGLAHRPGAENVPATKALIDRLKSVG, encoded by the coding sequence ATGGACCCGAGGCGCGTGCTCGTCTTCCGGGCCGTCGCACGCGCTGGCTCGCTGAGCGCCGCCGCCCGAGACCTGGGCTGGACCCAACCCGCCGTCAGTCAGCACCTCCAGCGACTGGAGCGCGAGGCCGGCCTCCCACTGCTGGTCCGCAGCACCCGCGGGGTGACCCTGACCGAGGCCGGACAGCTGCTGCTCGGCCGGGCTGACGCCGTCGCCGGCCAGCTGCACATGGCGACCGAGGAGATGGCCTCGCTCGCCCAGCTGCGCGGCGGGCGCGTCCGGCTGATCGCCTTCCCGTCTGCCGCCGCCACCCTCGTGCCGGCCGCCCTGAAGCTGCTCGCCCGCGACCACCCGGCCGTCGAGGTGGGCATGGTCGAGGCCGAGCCACCAGAGACCTGGCGCGCGGTCCGCGAGGGTGAGGCCGACCTCGGACTCGTCTTCGGGTACGACGGCCCGCCGCCGGACGACGGCGACCTGACGTGGATCCCGCTCCGTGTCGAGCCGGTCGACCTGGTGCTCCCGCCCGACCACCCGGCGGCCCGGCGCCGCGCCGTACGCCTCAGGGACCTGGCCAACGACACCTGGATCGGCGGCTGTCCGCGCTGCCGCCAGCACCTCGTGGCGCGCTGCCGGGAGGCCGGCTTCGAGCCGCGCCTGGCGCACGAGTCGGACGACTACGTCGCCGTCCAGGCGCTGGTCGCGGCTGGGCTCGGGGTCACGTTGCTGCCACGTTCGGCGCTCGAGGCGTTCCAGCACGCCGACGTCGTGGTCCGGAGCTCGGCGACGCTCGGCACCCGCCATGTCGGGCTCGCGCATCGCCCCGGCGCCGAGAACGTGCCCGCCACGAAGGCGCTCATCGACCGATTGAAGAGTGTCGGATGA
- a CDS encoding MarR family transcriptional regulator codes for MTTRWLNDDEERTWRAVRRLMTVLPARVARDLTADSGLSAPDYEVLSTLSEKPKRRWALKDLAAKMEWSRSRLSHHTARMETRGLVAREPDADDARGCILHLTEAGFEALKEAAPRHLDSVRTRFIDHLTPAELRTLERVASRVADLAD; via the coding sequence ATGACGACCCGGTGGCTGAACGACGACGAGGAGCGGACCTGGCGTGCCGTCCGCCGCTTGATGACGGTGCTGCCGGCACGGGTCGCGCGCGACCTGACCGCCGACTCCGGCCTGTCGGCCCCGGACTACGAGGTTCTCAGCACGTTGTCGGAGAAGCCGAAGCGCAGGTGGGCTCTCAAGGACTTGGCCGCAAAGATGGAGTGGTCGCGGAGCCGGCTGTCTCACCACACGGCCCGGATGGAGACGCGCGGCTTGGTGGCACGCGAGCCCGATGCCGACGACGCACGCGGCTGCATCCTGCACCTGACGGAAGCCGGTTTCGAGGCTCTGAAGGAGGCGGCGCCCCGGCACCTTGACTCCGTGCGCACCCGCTTCATCGACCACCTCACCCCCGCGGAGCTGCGCACCCTGGAGCGGGTGGCGTCCCGGGTCGCGGATCTGGCCGACTGA
- a CDS encoding alpha/beta hydrolase encodes MAPASSSFPSDVDGIDIATYSWPDTSDQPRGVVQIAHGLAEHGARYDRLAQALNAAGFVVGATDHRGHGSTGGDHLGDFGEAGFGGLIADVAEYGVRLGAEHAELPLFLVAHSMGSFAAQSVLLDHSAQYAGVVLSGSTTLDVLATNLSQSEEPAGLEAFNAGFEHRTGYEWLSRDTDEVDAYVADPWCGFDLPEATVPSLFDQAARLADPLELARVRDDLPMLITSGSNDPLAGGGQLVELLGHRYRDAGLTDVTVRLYDDARHEIFNETNRDEVTADVVAWLHGHC; translated from the coding sequence ATGGCCCCCGCCTCGTCCTCCTTCCCGTCCGACGTCGACGGCATCGACATCGCGACGTACTCCTGGCCCGACACGAGTGACCAGCCGCGTGGCGTGGTCCAGATCGCGCACGGGCTGGCCGAGCACGGCGCCCGCTACGACCGGCTCGCGCAGGCGCTCAACGCCGCAGGGTTCGTGGTCGGCGCGACCGACCACCGCGGCCACGGAAGCACGGGCGGTGACCACCTCGGTGACTTCGGTGAGGCCGGGTTCGGCGGACTGATCGCCGACGTCGCCGAGTACGGCGTCCGGCTGGGCGCCGAGCACGCAGAGCTGCCGCTCTTCCTGGTCGCGCACTCGATGGGCTCGTTCGCCGCACAGTCGGTGCTGCTCGACCACTCCGCGCAGTACGCCGGCGTCGTACTCTCCGGATCGACCACCCTCGATGTGCTCGCCACGAACCTCTCCCAGTCGGAGGAGCCGGCCGGTCTCGAGGCGTTCAACGCGGGCTTCGAGCACCGCACGGGATACGAGTGGCTCTCCCGCGACACCGACGAGGTCGACGCCTACGTTGCCGACCCGTGGTGCGGCTTCGACCTGCCGGAGGCGACCGTGCCGTCCCTGTTCGACCAGGCCGCGCGGCTTGCCGACCCGCTGGAGCTGGCCCGCGTCCGCGACGACCTCCCCATGCTGATCACGTCCGGCTCCAACGACCCGCTCGCCGGCGGCGGCCAGCTCGTCGAGCTGCTCGGCCACCGCTACCGCGACGCCGGCCTGACCGACGTCACCGTCCGGCTGTACGACGACGCGCGGCACGAGATCTTCAACGAGACCAACCGTGACGAGGTCACCGCGGACGTCGTCGCCTGGTTGCACGGGCACTGCTGA
- a CDS encoding type II toxin-antitoxin system VapB family antitoxin translates to MRTTVNIDEQLLRHAREVAVRTRRSLGDVLDDALRVLLATPEGDAVGDLVLPTYGGSGLQPGVDLEDKDALAHLLDQDSSPRAAG, encoded by the coding sequence GTGCGAACCACGGTGAACATCGACGAGCAGCTGCTGCGCCATGCGCGCGAGGTGGCCGTGCGCACCCGTCGTTCCCTGGGAGATGTGCTCGACGACGCCCTGCGTGTGCTGTTGGCGACGCCGGAGGGGGACGCGGTAGGCGATCTCGTGCTGCCGACCTATGGCGGCAGCGGGCTGCAGCCGGGGGTGGACCTCGAGGACAAGGACGCGCTGGCTCACCTTCTCGACCAGGACTCGTCCCCCCGTGCTGCTGGCTGA
- a CDS encoding PAS domain-containing sensor histidine kinase, translating to MQGWTLFLVTVALYSALPLIFAMRRSSYQNLLMYAHIAGLTALGALLGAVYVFDFGDFRLSAGQVALGGFVFSTLVMVIVGRDLQVVRNIIALTISVNVLIYVTSQISGTALETEGVLNPSATSRGVFDVSLRVVVLGGLLIVLLLLVQLAILELAKRRLPSTAMPVVYVAAFVAILVMDGVLFPTLALTPTDDYLGLIRNGVLAKLVLAAAYSVPLLAFVIFFRPVIERFEGQPLNLRGLVTVSRDELEQRLERQQSELQTQRDQLHETTESAGRATATVDRILDSATNTILVALDPEFRVTQFNSGAQRLLGWESAEVTGRSPVMFHAADEVARQAEELGTDPDYAQVIIAQVGTGKRRDWEFLGRDGVVHMVSLSVTEIIVGGRGLGYLAAGEDVTSRLREENAVKSALRREHEAVVRLQEVNRVKQDLVSTVSHELRTPITSIHGYTELLSDGSFGQLTEEQAGALERVRHNAGRLEAMVNDLLVLERAETGDLELEFTPLDLRETVHDSSGILDEMLQGRALAVDMNLAASPVSVYGDRAAMERVLVNLLSNAVKFTPGEGRITVTVAADNGRAVLTVSDTGIGVGKDDQAQLFNRFFRAEEANERAIPGSGLGLSIVHAIVAGHGGVVGVESQPGGGTTISVSLPHTDVRPDYVVSETAVS from the coding sequence ATGCAGGGGTGGACCCTCTTCCTCGTCACGGTCGCGCTGTACTCCGCCCTCCCGCTGATCTTCGCGATGCGGCGCTCGAGCTACCAGAACCTGCTGATGTACGCCCACATCGCCGGCCTCACGGCGCTCGGCGCCCTGCTGGGCGCGGTCTACGTCTTCGACTTCGGTGACTTCCGCCTGAGCGCCGGACAGGTCGCGTTGGGCGGCTTCGTGTTCTCCACTCTCGTCATGGTCATCGTGGGCCGCGACCTGCAGGTGGTGCGCAACATCATCGCGCTGACCATCTCGGTCAACGTCCTGATCTACGTCACCTCCCAGATCAGCGGCACCGCCCTCGAGACCGAAGGCGTGCTCAACCCGTCGGCCACGTCGAGGGGCGTCTTCGACGTGTCGTTGCGGGTCGTGGTGCTCGGCGGCCTTCTCATCGTCCTGCTGCTCCTGGTGCAGCTGGCGATCCTCGAGCTGGCCAAGCGCCGGCTGCCGTCCACGGCCATGCCGGTCGTGTACGTCGCGGCGTTCGTCGCGATCCTCGTGATGGACGGCGTGCTGTTCCCGACCCTGGCGCTGACCCCGACCGACGACTACCTCGGCCTGATCCGCAACGGCGTGCTCGCCAAGCTCGTGCTCGCCGCGGCGTACTCCGTGCCGTTGCTGGCCTTCGTCATCTTCTTCCGCCCGGTGATCGAGCGCTTCGAGGGCCAGCCGCTCAACCTGCGCGGCCTCGTCACCGTGTCGCGAGACGAGCTGGAGCAGCGCCTCGAACGCCAGCAGTCCGAGTTGCAGACGCAGCGCGACCAGCTGCACGAGACGACCGAGAGTGCCGGCCGCGCGACCGCCACCGTCGACCGCATCCTTGACTCGGCCACCAACACGATCCTGGTCGCGCTCGACCCGGAGTTCCGGGTCACCCAGTTCAACTCCGGCGCCCAGCGCCTCCTCGGCTGGGAGAGCGCCGAGGTCACCGGCCGCAGCCCGGTGATGTTCCACGCCGCCGACGAGGTCGCCCGCCAGGCGGAGGAGCTCGGCACCGACCCCGACTACGCCCAGGTGATCATCGCGCAGGTCGGCACCGGCAAGCGCCGCGACTGGGAGTTCCTGGGCCGCGACGGCGTCGTGCACATGGTCTCGCTCAGCGTCACCGAGATCATCGTCGGCGGGCGCGGCCTCGGCTACCTCGCCGCCGGTGAGGACGTCACGAGTCGCCTGCGCGAGGAGAACGCCGTGAAGTCAGCGCTGCGCCGCGAGCACGAGGCCGTGGTTCGCCTGCAGGAGGTCAACCGCGTCAAGCAGGACCTCGTCTCAACTGTCAGCCACGAGCTGCGTACGCCGATCACCAGCATCCACGGCTACACCGAGCTGCTCAGCGACGGCAGCTTCGGTCAACTCACCGAGGAGCAGGCCGGCGCCCTGGAGCGCGTGCGGCACAACGCCGGCCGTCTCGAGGCGATGGTCAACGACCTGCTCGTCCTCGAACGCGCCGAGACCGGGGATCTGGAGCTGGAGTTCACCCCGCTCGACCTGCGCGAGACCGTGCACGACTCCAGCGGGATCCTCGACGAGATGCTCCAAGGCCGCGCCCTCGCCGTGGACATGAACCTCGCTGCCTCGCCCGTCTCCGTGTACGGCGACCGCGCGGCCATGGAGCGCGTGCTGGTCAACCTGCTCAGCAACGCCGTGAAGTTCACCCCCGGCGAGGGCCGGATCACGGTGACCGTGGCCGCTGACAACGGGCGCGCCGTACTCACCGTGTCCGACACCGGCATCGGCGTCGGAAAGGACGACCAGGCGCAGCTGTTCAACCGGTTCTTCCGGGCAGAGGAGGCCAACGAGCGGGCCATCCCCGGCTCCGGCCTCGGGCTGAGCATCGTGCACGCGATCGTCGCCGGGCACGGTGGCGTGGTCGGCGTCGAGTCCCAGCCCGGCGGCGGCACCACGATCAGCGTGAGCCTGCCGCACACCGATGTGCGGCCCGACTACGTCGTCAGCGAGACCGCAGTCAGCTGA
- a CDS encoding helix-turn-helix domain-containing protein — protein sequence MSTITLAELPGRPCPIAASLEVVGERWSLLVVREISLGKTRFTDIVRGTGAPRDRVAARLRALQEAGVIERVAYSERRHDYLLTESGRALLPVLDALLAWGKVYAVAADDPDRDRYLTVRYPTTLPQETR from the coding sequence GTGTCCACCATCACCCTGGCCGAGCTGCCCGGCCGGCCGTGCCCGATCGCGGCGTCGCTCGAGGTCGTGGGCGAGCGCTGGTCGCTGCTCGTCGTACGCGAGATCAGCCTGGGCAAGACCCGTTTCACCGACATCGTCCGCGGCACGGGCGCCCCCCGTGACCGCGTCGCCGCCCGGCTGCGCGCGCTCCAGGAGGCCGGCGTCATCGAGCGCGTCGCCTACTCCGAGCGGCGCCACGACTACCTGCTCACGGAGTCGGGCCGAGCCCTCCTCCCGGTGCTGGACGCCCTGCTCGCGTGGGGCAAGGTGTACGCCGTCGCGGCAGACGACCCGGACCGCGACCGCTACCTCACCGTCCGATACCCGACCACACTTCCTCAGGAGACCCGATGA
- a CDS encoding VOC family protein, which translates to MRENTGLQLVTLLVPEYDAAIDHYVGALGFELVEDTDRGEGRRWVVVRPAGGGAGLVLARASTPEQVAAIGNQTGGRVGFFWHVDDFAATHARLVSAGVELLEEPRHESYGSVVVFRDGFGNRWDLMAPAAATSSTSK; encoded by the coding sequence ATGCGCGAGAACACCGGACTGCAGCTGGTCACCCTGCTGGTCCCCGAGTACGACGCGGCGATCGACCACTATGTCGGCGCCCTCGGCTTCGAGCTGGTCGAGGACACCGACCGTGGCGAGGGGCGCCGCTGGGTCGTCGTACGCCCCGCGGGTGGGGGTGCCGGACTGGTTCTCGCCCGCGCCAGCACACCCGAACAGGTCGCCGCGATCGGCAACCAGACCGGTGGCCGGGTCGGCTTCTTCTGGCACGTCGACGACTTCGCGGCCACCCACGCCCGGCTCGTCTCCGCCGGTGTGGAGCTCCTCGAGGAACCTCGCCACGAGTCGTACGGCTCGGTCGTGGTCTTCCGTGATGGCTTCGGGAATCGCTGGGACCTGATGGCCCCAGCCGCCGCGACTTCCTCGACCAGCAAGTGA
- a CDS encoding DUF4082 domain-containing protein codes for MGFKSIVAALCAVALASVGFASPAAVGKAEPTGLWPTGFAAQQTSADCGKWSLDENGFCVANDSRNGLEVGVKFQSSRELSITGIRIYRAEPATVPGSLWNSAGTLLARGTFAARSGNGWQDMSFAHPVTIAPGKTYVASYFTPGTKYAFSYGYFAKSGRTVGPITALRSVDADPNGVHCYDDAECGSFPVRGYRDSAYWVTPLWQEPGGGTNGSTVGPTTDATKPTADNKAPVVATMTPRNRARRVKVGVNVTATFSEAVRSTGLTSSTVRLLRKGSTKLVATKIRYDAKAHRVVLNPRSALRRATAYRVVISSDVRDLADNRLDQNPTKSGLQQARWTFRTR; via the coding sequence ATGGGGTTCAAGAGCATCGTGGCAGCGTTATGCGCTGTGGCACTGGCGTCGGTCGGGTTCGCTTCGCCGGCCGCCGTCGGCAAGGCCGAGCCGACCGGGCTGTGGCCGACCGGCTTCGCCGCGCAACAGACCTCGGCCGACTGCGGAAAATGGTCGCTGGACGAGAACGGCTTCTGCGTCGCCAACGACTCCAGGAACGGTCTCGAGGTCGGTGTGAAGTTCCAGTCCTCGCGGGAGCTGTCGATCACCGGCATCCGGATCTACCGCGCCGAGCCCGCCACCGTGCCGGGGTCGCTGTGGAACTCCGCCGGGACCCTGCTCGCCAGGGGCACCTTCGCTGCCCGCAGCGGCAACGGGTGGCAGGACATGAGCTTCGCCCATCCGGTGACGATCGCGCCCGGCAAGACCTACGTCGCGTCGTACTTCACTCCCGGCACGAAGTACGCGTTCAGCTACGGATACTTCGCGAAGTCGGGGCGGACCGTGGGGCCGATCACGGCGCTTCGCTCGGTCGACGCCGACCCCAACGGCGTCCACTGCTACGACGACGCAGAGTGTGGCTCCTTTCCCGTGCGCGGCTACCGGGACTCGGCGTACTGGGTGACGCCGCTGTGGCAGGAGCCCGGCGGCGGCACCAACGGCTCGACTGTCGGCCCCACGACCGACGCCACCAAGCCGACGGCCGACAACAAGGCCCCCGTGGTGGCGACCATGACGCCTCGCAACCGTGCGAGGCGTGTCAAGGTCGGAGTGAACGTGACGGCGACGTTCTCCGAGGCGGTGCGCTCGACGGGGCTCACGTCCTCGACCGTCCGGCTGCTGCGCAAGGGCAGCACCAAGCTCGTGGCGACGAAGATTCGGTACGACGCGAAGGCGCACCGGGTCGTGCTGAACCCACGCTCCGCGTTGCGTCGCGCGACGGCGTACCGCGTCGTGATCTCCAGCGACGTCCGCGACCTCGCGGACAACCGGCTCGACCAGAACCCGACCAAGTCCGGCCTGCAGCAGGCGCGCTGGACGTTCCGGACGAGGTGA
- a CDS encoding winged helix-turn-helix domain-containing protein, with amino-acid sequence MEVWGPTYEHESHYLRVYAAQLRRKLEDDPSHPRHLVTSSGLGYTLVP; translated from the coding sequence GTGGAGGTCTGGGGCCCGACGTACGAGCACGAGTCCCACTACCTCCGCGTGTACGCCGCCCAGCTGCGCCGCAAGCTGGAGGACGACCCGTCGCATCCGCGGCATCTGGTGACGTCGAGCGGGCTCGGATACACCCTCGTACCGTGA